CACTGGGGAATCAATTTAGTCCGCTCAGTGGTGAAGAGGGGTAAGCCCGTAAGCCTTGCCAAAATATAACAGTTATAATTTTTTGAATTTAACTGAGGCTATTGCTGTCTTCCAGATAATGTGTTATAGTATATTTAATTTCATATTTGTATACAGCAAAGAGGCTATAAGTATCTGCTTATAGCCTCTTTCTGTCTTATATCCTGTATCTTACTCACGAATAACTAAATTGCGATAAATGGCGGAAGCAAATATCTATTGAGTAGGAGGCGGCTGAGAAGATATGCCGGACCAAGCCTGTAAACATCCCTGTTATTCTTACGGGGCCCATTTAAAATATGCCAGGATGCATCTGCCGGTTGCGCCACAATGTAATATGCGCTGCAATTATTGCAATACTAAATTTGACTGTATCCATGAAAACAGACCGGGAGTGACCAGTCAGATCTTGTCGCCGGCTCAGGCCCGGCAGAAGTTTGCCCTGGTGAAGGAAAAAATCAGCAATTTGAGTGTAGTAGGCGTCGCCGGTCCGGGAGAGCCGCTTGCCAACTGGGAAGAGACCCGGGAAACAATTGCCCTGATCAAAGAAATGGACCCGGAAATTATTTTTTGTCTCTCCACCAATGGCCTGTTGCTGCCGGATTATGCCGATGAGATCCTACGGTTAGGAGTCAAATATATAACAGTTACCGTAAACGCGGTTGACCCGGAAGTCGGTGCCCAAATCCATGGATTGGTTCGCTATCAGGACCAACGGTTGCACGGCGTAGAGGGAGCAACCCTGCTGATCAATAATCAACTGGCGGGAATTGCCCGTCTTGTCCGCGCCGGCGTAGAAATCAAAGTTAACACGGTGATGATCAAGGTGGTAAACGACTGGCATATCCCTGAGATTGTGAAACAGCTTCGGGCCGGGGGCGCAGGCCTCATCAATATTATACCGCATATCCCTATATTGGGAAGCGTCTTCTATGGTCTGCCCCAGACCACGATGAAAGACGTCGCCGCCATGCGGGAAGTGTGCGGCGGGCAACAAATGACCCATTGTCAGTTGTGCCGTGCCGACGCTGTCGGACTTATCGGCGAAGACCGGATGAGTGAATTTATGGACCAGACCTATGATTTAGAGCCTCCCAGACCCAAAGCCACCAAGCGGAAACGTTACAAAATTGCCGTTACTACCCAACAGGGCGAATTTGTCGACCAGCATTTCGATGAGGCCGGTGAACTACGGATCTACATTGGCGATGGCATTCATTTCAATCTGGTGGATGAACGTAAACAGGACAAACACTGTTTAGGCGCGGGCGCCAGCGAAGGTACGCGCCGGGCTGAGATGATCAAAGCTGTGGCTGACTGCGACGCTGTTTTAACCATGGGTATCGGTTATCAAACGCAAAAGCGGCTATTAAAAAAAGGAATTATGAGTGTGGAATATTGTCATACGGTTGAGACAGGACTGGGCTACACGGTGGAGCAGCTTAACCTGCGTAAGGACCGTGGCAATATGAAGAAAGGGAAAACCACGGCCTAATATTTGGGCCGTGGTTTTCCCTTATATACCGTACTGCCTACACCGCAGTTTTTTCTACTTTGGCGGCACATGCCTTATATTCATAGGTTTTGGTTATTTTGTCGTACGCACCGCTGGTAATTTGATTCGTGGGAGATGCGGGGTAATGGAAGGACATCCAGATGCCGCCGGGCAGCACGGCAGAGGTTACCCAAGCCTTGGCTTGGACCGATCCCCGGCGGGATGAGACGGTGACGGTATCCTGGTCACTAATGCCTAAACTTTTAGCATCTCCAGGATGGATCATAACCCGCTCCTCAGGACGGTGGGCTGTCAGATTTTTGGAATAACCGGCGGTAGTAATATTATAATGATACAAAATACGGCCGGTAGTAAGCAGCAGCGGATATTCGGCATCAGGCTCCTCGGCGGGCGGTTGATGCTCTATGGCCTTAAATATGCCTTTGCCGTGAGTGAAGTTGCCGTCTTTGTGCAAATACTGGGTACCCGGATGCTCTTTATCGGGTACCGGCCACTGCAATCCTTTTTCATCAATGCGTTCAAAGGAGAGACCGGCGAACATCGGGCTTAGCGAGGCCATTTCATCCATAATTTCACTGGCATGGGTGTAGGACATGGAATAGCCCATTTTGTTTGACAAATCTCTGATAATTTCCCAGTCGGGCCGGCTGTCGCCGATTGGCTCAATAGCTTTGCGGACACGCTGCACACGGCGCTCACAGTTGGTGAAAGAGCCGTCTTTTTCGGCAAAAGAAGCTGCCGGCAGGATAACATCGGCCAATTTGCCTGTTTCGGTCATAAAAATATTCTGCACTACCAAAAATTCGAGACTCTCAAATCCTTTGTGCACATGATGGGTATTGCCGTCCGTCAGCACCGGGTCTTCCCCCATAACATACATCGCTTTCAGTTTACCGCTGACAGCGGCGTCAAACATGTCGGGAAGCATCATCCCGACTTTATCCGGCAGCTTTACCCCCCAGGCTTTTTCAAATTTTTCCCGGGCCTGCGGGTCGGTAACTTTCTGATAGCCGGAATAAACATTGGGCAACGCCCCCATGTCGCAGGAGCCCTGAACGTTATTCTGGCCGCGCAACGGGTTGACGCCGGCGTTGAGTTTGCCCACATTGCCTGTCAGCATAGCTAAATTAGCCAGGCTCATAACATTGTCGGTGCCGCAGGTATGCTCGGTAATGCCAAGGGTGTAGAATATCGCCGCCCGTTCAGCAGTTGCATAGATTTTGGCTGCTTCCAACAGTAAATGCTGCGGGACGCCGGTTATGCCCTCCACATATTC
This window of the Methylomusa anaerophila genome carries:
- a CDS encoding radical SAM protein, whose product is MPDQACKHPCYSYGAHLKYARMHLPVAPQCNMRCNYCNTKFDCIHENRPGVTSQILSPAQARQKFALVKEKISNLSVVGVAGPGEPLANWEETRETIALIKEMDPEIIFCLSTNGLLLPDYADEILRLGVKYITVTVNAVDPEVGAQIHGLVRYQDQRLHGVEGATLLINNQLAGIARLVRAGVEIKVNTVMIKVVNDWHIPEIVKQLRAGGAGLINIIPHIPILGSVFYGLPQTTMKDVAAMREVCGGQQMTHCQLCRADAVGLIGEDRMSEFMDQTYDLEPPRPKATKRKRYKIAVTTQQGEFVDQHFDEAGELRIYIGDGIHFNLVDERKQDKHCLGAGASEGTRRAEMIKAVADCDAVLTMGIGYQTQKRLLKKGIMSVEYCHTVETGLGYTVEQLNLRKDRGNMKKGKTTA